One genomic region from Anabaena sp. PCC 7108 encodes:
- the cruF gene encoding gamma-carotene 1'-hydroxylase CruF: MKKLAIVERVCLIGHIVSMVFGLVGILLVVPNAEVILNLSEVGQTVMQWSMAGGGVAYMILGAVGVFLYAYRTLGLGRTLGFLIPSLGISLTSELLGTSTGFPFGHYSYLSGLGYKIAGLVPFTIPLSWFYVGCVSYLLARVGLEVDKKPSLLRHLSAIALGALLLTSWDFVLDPAMSQTSLPFWYWQQPGAFFGMPYQNFAGWMGTGSLFMTVAALLWRNNPLKLERSQLNIPLVVYLANFGFATVMSLAAGFSIPVLLGVALGVAPAVALWLRGPSASAAVEATTKEVSVASVKVAFK; the protein is encoded by the coding sequence ATGAAAAAACTTGCTATCGTTGAGCGCGTATGCCTGATTGGACACATCGTGTCTATGGTATTTGGACTAGTAGGGATATTACTAGTTGTTCCTAATGCCGAAGTAATTTTGAATTTATCTGAGGTTGGACAGACAGTCATGCAGTGGAGTATGGCTGGTGGTGGCGTAGCTTATATGATTTTGGGTGCAGTAGGTGTTTTCTTGTATGCTTACCGGACCTTGGGTTTAGGTCGCACCTTGGGATTTCTGATCCCATCACTCGGAATTTCTTTGACCAGCGAATTACTGGGAACTAGCACAGGCTTTCCTTTTGGTCACTACAGCTACCTGAGTGGATTGGGTTATAAAATTGCGGGTTTAGTACCATTCACAATTCCCTTGTCCTGGTTTTATGTGGGATGTGTGTCCTACCTGTTAGCGCGTGTTGGTTTAGAAGTAGACAAAAAACCGAGCTTATTACGTCATCTGAGTGCGATCGCACTCGGAGCTTTATTGCTGACTTCTTGGGATTTTGTACTTGACCCAGCCATGAGCCAAACTTCTCTTCCCTTCTGGTATTGGCAACAACCAGGGGCTTTCTTTGGAATGCCTTACCAAAACTTTGCTGGTTGGATGGGTACAGGTTCCTTGTTCATGACTGTAGCGGCACTGTTATGGAGAAACAACCCTCTGAAGTTAGAGCGATCGCAACTCAATATTCCTTTGGTTGTATATTTGGCTAACTTTGGTTTTGCCACAGTTATGAGTTTGGCTGCTGGTTTCTCCATTCCTGTATTGCTAGGCGTGGCACTTGGTGTTGCTCCTGCTGTGGCACTGTGGTTAAGAGGTCCAAGTGCATCTGCTGCTGTTGAAGCCACCACCAAGGAAGTTTCCGTTGCCAGCGTTAAAGTCGCTTTCAAGTAA
- the rpmA gene encoding 50S ribosomal protein L27, translating into MAHKKGTGSTRNGRDSNAQRLGVKRFGGQVVRAGNILVRQRGTKFHPGNNVGIGSDDTLFALVDGVVTFERNGKTRKKISVYPAVAAEAVAS; encoded by the coding sequence ATGGCTCATAAGAAAGGTACAGGTAGTACGCGTAACGGACGCGATTCTAATGCTCAACGTCTGGGCGTAAAGCGTTTTGGTGGTCAAGTTGTACGTGCAGGAAATATTCTGGTGCGTCAACGTGGTACAAAATTTCATCCTGGTAACAACGTTGGTATTGGCAGTGATGATACCTTGTTTGCTTTAGTTGATGGTGTAGTTACCTTTGAAAGAAATGGCAAAACCCGCAAAAAAATTAGTGTTTATCCAGCTGTTGCTGCTGAAGCAGTAGCAAGTTAA